In Mycolicibacterium mucogenicum DSM 44124, the following are encoded in one genomic region:
- a CDS encoding TspO/MBR family protein, with translation MKLKTIGATAAAVAATAIVGGTATGPAVASPWYARLRKPNYQPPRQVFPIVWPLLYADIAVVSADTVDRLVDAGEVRAARRFGTALAINLGLNASWSWVFFNRHRLGAAALTAAALTVSSADLTRRALEVRQLRAAPLAAYPAWCAFATALSTHIWWINRRRRT, from the coding sequence ATGAAGCTGAAAACGATCGGCGCCACGGCCGCCGCTGTAGCTGCCACTGCCATTGTGGGAGGGACGGCAACGGGCCCAGCAGTTGCCTCACCGTGGTACGCGCGTCTGCGCAAGCCGAACTATCAGCCGCCCCGGCAGGTGTTCCCCATCGTCTGGCCGCTGCTGTATGCGGACATCGCTGTCGTGTCCGCCGATACGGTCGACCGCCTAGTCGACGCAGGCGAAGTCCGCGCCGCCCGTCGCTTCGGTACGGCACTCGCGATCAATCTGGGGCTCAACGCCAGCTGGTCGTGGGTCTTCTTCAATCGTCACCGGCTCGGTGCTGCGGCACTGACCGCTGCCGCGCTGACTGTCAGCAGCGCCGACCTGACGCGACGCGCCCTCGAGGTACGACAACTACGTGCGGCGCCCCTGGCCGCCTATCCCGCCTGGTGTGCTTTCGCGACCGCACTGTCGACGCACATCTGGTGGATCAACCGGCGCCGCCGGACGTAG
- a CDS encoding SOUL family heme-binding protein: MRTFTTQLLVPVTSTVGIRGGVEEPPYDAEPLAGAVQIRRYGRRIAAQITVHGDEEDARGEGFRSLAAYIFGGNRQGDRIAMTAPVGQQGSHDRGWVVRFFMPAGSTLEALPVPEDARVELVQIPAETVAVLRFSGDRGADSIARRTADLRDTLRDYGFTAIGDPSAWFYDPPWTLPCRRRNEIAIPVET, encoded by the coding sequence ATGCGAACGTTCACGACGCAGTTGTTGGTACCGGTCACGTCGACGGTCGGGATCCGCGGCGGCGTCGAGGAGCCGCCGTACGATGCGGAGCCGTTGGCCGGCGCAGTGCAGATTCGCAGGTACGGACGACGAATCGCCGCTCAGATCACGGTGCACGGAGATGAGGAAGACGCACGTGGCGAGGGATTCCGGAGCTTGGCCGCCTACATTTTCGGGGGCAACCGGCAGGGCGATCGAATCGCGATGACGGCGCCGGTCGGGCAGCAGGGCAGCCATGACCGGGGTTGGGTTGTCCGGTTCTTCATGCCGGCGGGATCGACGCTGGAGGCGTTGCCCGTACCTGAGGACGCGCGCGTCGAGCTGGTTCAGATTCCGGCGGAAACCGTTGCGGTACTGCGCTTCAGCGGTGATCGTGGCGCGGACAGCATTGCCCGGCGCACCGCTGACCTGCGCGACACGCTCCGCGACTATGGATTCACCGCCATCGGCGACCCGTCGGCCTGGTTCTACGACCCGCCATGGACGCTGCCGTGCCGACGTCGCAACGAGATCGCGATTCCCGTTGAAACGTGA
- a CDS encoding SRPBCC domain-containing protein, whose protein sequence is MSFAIDRSVEIDAPAEVVWQVLTDGASYGEWNPFCIECSSTFEPGSPIDMKVVLIGPPKKQREYINTFTPGVEFSYNMKPAPLGLLRSERSHRLTPLPDGRTRYDSHFQLFGPVSPIVAGLLGRALKKGFGGMTDGVKKRAESLR, encoded by the coding sequence GTGAGTTTCGCGATTGACAGGTCAGTAGAGATCGACGCACCGGCCGAGGTGGTCTGGCAGGTGCTCACCGACGGGGCCAGCTACGGCGAGTGGAATCCGTTCTGCATCGAGTGCTCGTCGACGTTCGAGCCCGGTAGCCCGATCGACATGAAGGTGGTGCTGATCGGCCCGCCCAAGAAGCAGCGCGAATACATCAACACCTTCACCCCGGGCGTCGAGTTCAGCTACAACATGAAGCCCGCCCCGCTGGGACTGCTGCGCAGCGAGCGCTCGCACCGGCTGACCCCGCTGCCCGACGGTCGCACCCGCTACGACTCGCACTTCCAGCTGTTCGGCCCGGTGTCCCCGATCGTCGCCGGCCTGCTGGGCCGCGCCCTGAAAAAGGGCTTCGGTGGCATGACCGACGGCGTCAAGAAGCGCGCCGAGTCCCTCCGGTAG
- a CDS encoding dihydrofolate reductase family protein: protein MGRLIYGFNVSVDGYIADAQGSIDWSEPSDELHQYWNDFERETALSFYGRRLYELMAAYWPTADQEPDATPLIVDFARIWRNMPKVVFSRTLDSVDWNSRLERADPVAVVSKLKAETDGNLEIAGATLAAPVVQAGLVDEYRIVLVPIAVGGGTPFFPTLPSWISLRLLENRTFPCGTVLLRYEAQRD, encoded by the coding sequence ATGGGCAGACTCATCTATGGCTTCAACGTGTCGGTGGACGGATACATCGCCGACGCACAGGGCAGCATCGACTGGTCCGAACCGAGCGACGAACTGCATCAGTACTGGAACGACTTCGAGCGGGAAACGGCCCTGTCGTTCTACGGCCGGCGGCTCTACGAGCTGATGGCCGCGTACTGGCCGACCGCCGACCAGGAACCGGATGCCACCCCGCTGATCGTGGACTTCGCCCGCATCTGGCGGAACATGCCGAAGGTCGTGTTCTCGCGCACGCTGGATTCCGTCGACTGGAACTCCCGCCTGGAACGCGCCGACCCGGTTGCGGTGGTGTCGAAGCTCAAAGCCGAGACCGACGGCAATCTGGAGATAGCCGGCGCGACACTGGCCGCGCCCGTCGTGCAGGCCGGGCTGGTGGACGAGTACCGGATCGTGCTCGTGCCCATCGCAGTCGGCGGCGGCACCCCGTTCTTCCCGACGCTGCCGTCATGGATCTCGTTGCGACTGTTGGAGAACCGCACGTTTCCCTGCGGCACCGTCCTGCTGCGGTACGAGGCGCAGCGCGACTGA
- a CDS encoding TIGR00730 family Rossman fold protein gives MNENDNLDDDGDLQISGPVQLRRDRCAATTADQRLLDSHRDTQWLHTDPWRVLRIQGEFVDGFDALSEMPRAVTVFGSARTEPHSLEYRLGEELGAALVHAGYAVITGGGPGAMEAVNRGASESGGYSVGLGIELPFEQRLNHWVDLGINFRYFFVRKTMFVKYAQAFVCLPGGFGTLDELFEALTLVQTRKVTAFPIIMLGVDYWSGLIGWIRNTMLAEGKISESDLDLIHCTDSVAEAVDIIVASAR, from the coding sequence GTGAACGAGAACGACAACCTGGACGACGACGGCGACCTCCAGATCAGCGGCCCGGTGCAACTTCGTCGCGACCGATGCGCTGCCACCACCGCTGATCAGCGCCTGCTGGATAGTCACCGTGACACCCAGTGGCTACACACGGACCCCTGGCGCGTGCTGCGGATCCAGGGCGAGTTCGTCGACGGTTTCGATGCCCTGTCGGAAATGCCCAGGGCAGTAACGGTTTTCGGCTCCGCCCGCACGGAACCACATTCGCTCGAATACCGGTTGGGTGAGGAGTTGGGCGCCGCGCTGGTACACGCGGGCTACGCCGTGATCACCGGAGGCGGTCCGGGCGCGATGGAGGCGGTCAACCGTGGGGCCAGCGAGTCCGGCGGCTATTCGGTCGGTCTGGGCATCGAGCTGCCGTTCGAACAGCGCCTCAACCACTGGGTCGATCTCGGGATCAACTTCCGCTACTTCTTCGTGCGCAAGACCATGTTCGTCAAATACGCGCAGGCGTTCGTGTGCCTGCCCGGCGGATTCGGCACCCTCGACGAGCTGTTCGAAGCCCTGACCCTGGTACAGACCCGCAAGGTCACCGCGTTTCCGATCATCATGCTGGGCGTCGACTACTGGTCGGGCCTCATCGGATGGATCCGCAACACGATGCTGGCCGAAGGAAAGATTTCCGAATCCGACCTTGACCTGATCCACTGCACCGACAGCGTGGCCGAGGCCGTGGACATCATCGTCGCGTCAGCGCGTTAG
- a CDS encoding helix-turn-helix transcriptional regulator: MAQNWPVVHRDSEFSVIRGALLGESGDCGIVLVGDAGVGKTTLARLVTQSLPVRAHWVAATESARGIPLGVFAHLVRSATSRDPVAFLSAARETILAEGHSVIGVDDAHLLDQLSATLLHQLALDGSVRIVATVRAGAPVPDAITSLWKDRYLQRLHLMPFSQQQCVGLIEEALGGQVEGLSAELMWQASGGNALFVRHLVEGAIEAGTLRQVRGVWQLRGRAAVTSELASLLDSRVDQLPDQVLHALRLLTFCEPLDLDTLTAIVGAEVVEEAESRGLVRVGEEPGGIDVRFTHPLFGEVIRRRLGMAAARRLRGELVRAMRDRPLNSSAHRIRLAELTLDSDEVPDLDLLVTAAREAIALTNVTLGERLARAATNRGGGLEAGELLARSLLWQGKATEAEETLSSFDPEQMTELELLRWGWARIANLHWAMGDAEGSDEVLALLRERITSPELVPIIDGTASATLAFENRLTEAVAMADRVLAEPIAHPVALQWAAFGGALALALMGRSEEVAVLARRGRMASAKADGLLRYLTAFGEVRALVLAGEFDAASSRSAVMMQITSSGQYLAWGMANVLVGTIGLARGDFVETVSRMEQTVAALTAESAASWSFPARLLLAQSYCALGHVQPGAKMVAELKVRSGRHVAVFGPQLRIAESWLAAAEGNVSAAIELALDAARLADSSGQCAVTMLALHDAVRFGDYSAADRLIEVASGVGGRMAAVITAHARAVSERDGAGLFTAAEQFEQLGALLSALDAAAQASATFAAADDRRRSAEAAAVANRLAAQCGGVRTPALELAAHPLPLTVREREIANLVAAGLSNREIADRLTVSVRTVEGHLYRACIKLDISDREDLAKLIRTGAAAS, translated from the coding sequence GTGGCCCAGAACTGGCCGGTCGTTCACCGCGACAGTGAATTCTCGGTGATTCGCGGAGCATTGCTCGGGGAATCCGGCGATTGCGGCATCGTCCTGGTCGGTGATGCGGGCGTAGGCAAAACGACGCTCGCCCGGCTGGTCACCCAGTCGCTGCCGGTGCGCGCGCACTGGGTTGCGGCAACCGAGTCGGCGCGGGGCATCCCGCTCGGCGTGTTCGCCCATCTCGTACGCAGCGCCACCTCGCGTGACCCGGTGGCATTCCTGTCCGCGGCGCGCGAAACGATTCTGGCCGAAGGTCATTCGGTGATCGGCGTCGACGACGCACATCTGTTGGACCAGCTGTCGGCGACGCTGCTGCACCAGCTGGCGTTGGACGGTTCGGTGCGCATCGTGGCCACGGTCCGGGCCGGCGCGCCGGTCCCCGACGCGATCACGTCGCTGTGGAAGGACCGGTATCTGCAGCGGTTGCATCTGATGCCGTTCAGCCAGCAGCAGTGTGTCGGCCTCATCGAAGAGGCATTGGGCGGACAGGTGGAGGGTCTGTCTGCCGAGCTGATGTGGCAGGCCTCGGGCGGCAATGCACTGTTCGTCCGCCACCTGGTGGAAGGCGCCATCGAGGCCGGGACTCTGCGGCAGGTGCGGGGCGTGTGGCAGCTGCGGGGCCGCGCCGCGGTCACCTCGGAGCTGGCGTCCTTGCTGGACTCCAGGGTCGACCAGTTGCCCGACCAGGTGCTGCACGCACTGCGGTTGCTGACCTTCTGCGAACCCCTCGACCTGGACACCCTGACCGCCATCGTCGGTGCGGAGGTGGTCGAAGAGGCGGAAAGCCGCGGTCTGGTGCGCGTCGGTGAGGAACCGGGTGGCATCGACGTGCGCTTCACCCACCCGTTGTTCGGTGAGGTGATCCGTCGCCGGCTGGGGATGGCCGCGGCCCGCCGACTTCGCGGCGAGCTCGTTCGCGCGATGCGGGACCGGCCGCTGAACAGTTCGGCGCACCGTATCCGGCTGGCGGAGCTGACGCTGGACAGCGACGAGGTCCCCGATCTGGACCTGCTCGTCACGGCGGCGAGAGAGGCGATCGCCCTCACGAACGTGACGTTGGGTGAGCGGCTGGCGCGCGCGGCGACCAACCGGGGCGGTGGTCTCGAGGCCGGCGAACTGCTGGCGCGTTCGCTGCTGTGGCAGGGCAAGGCGACCGAGGCCGAGGAGACGCTCAGCTCGTTCGACCCCGAGCAGATGACCGAACTTGAGTTGCTGCGGTGGGGATGGGCCCGCATCGCCAACCTGCACTGGGCAATGGGTGACGCCGAGGGCTCCGATGAAGTGCTCGCCCTGCTCCGCGAGCGCATCACGAGCCCCGAGCTGGTACCGATCATCGACGGCACGGCGTCGGCAACACTGGCTTTCGAGAACCGGCTGACCGAGGCCGTGGCGATGGCCGATCGAGTGCTGGCCGAGCCCATCGCGCATCCGGTCGCGTTGCAGTGGGCGGCCTTCGGTGGTGCGCTCGCACTGGCACTGATGGGACGCAGCGAAGAGGTGGCGGTATTGGCGCGCCGGGGCCGCATGGCCAGCGCGAAGGCGGACGGGTTGCTCCGTTATCTCACCGCGTTCGGGGAGGTGCGGGCGTTGGTGCTCGCCGGCGAATTCGACGCGGCGAGCAGCCGATCCGCCGTCATGATGCAGATCACCTCGTCGGGCCAGTATCTGGCGTGGGGGATGGCCAACGTGTTGGTCGGCACCATCGGTTTGGCCCGCGGCGATTTCGTCGAGACGGTGTCGCGGATGGAGCAGACGGTGGCGGCACTGACGGCAGAGTCGGCGGCTTCATGGAGCTTCCCGGCCCGGCTGCTGCTGGCGCAGTCGTACTGCGCATTGGGCCACGTGCAGCCTGGGGCCAAGATGGTCGCCGAGCTGAAAGTCCGCTCCGGCCGGCACGTCGCGGTGTTCGGCCCACAGCTCAGGATCGCCGAATCGTGGCTCGCGGCGGCAGAGGGAAACGTCAGCGCCGCAATCGAACTGGCATTGGATGCGGCCCGGTTGGCCGACAGTTCCGGCCAGTGTGCGGTGACCATGCTGGCGTTGCATGACGCAGTGCGATTCGGGGACTACAGCGCCGCGGACCGGCTGATCGAGGTCGCGTCCGGAGTCGGCGGCCGCATGGCGGCGGTGATCACGGCACATGCCCGGGCCGTCAGCGAGCGCGACGGTGCCGGATTATTCACTGCCGCAGAGCAATTCGAGCAGCTCGGCGCGCTGCTGTCCGCTCTCGACGCAGCCGCGCAGGCATCGGCGACATTCGCGGCGGCGGACGACCGGCGACGCAGCGCCGAGGCCGCCGCCGTCGCCAACCGGTTGGCCGCGCAGTGCGGGGGAGTGCGCACTCCCGCACTGGAATTGGCGGCGCACCCCTTGCCGTTGACGGTGCGCGAACGTGAGATTGCCAACCTGGTTGCCGCCGGGCTGAGCAATCGCGAGATCGCCGACCGGCTGACGGTATCGGTCCGCACGGTCGAGGGCCACCTGTATCGGGCCTGCATCAAGCTCGACATCTCCGACCGTGAGGATCTCGCCAAGTTGATCCGCACCGGTGCGGCGGCCAGCTGA
- a CDS encoding patatin-like protein: MAFQSPSKASESTQELRLATTMTGGVSLAIWMAGVTREINLLAQASEWRLRGGDLPASTLTTAAETSLKLYAELIDLLDVVADVDILSGTSAGGINAAFLAWSRVKGADLGNLRELWLDLGALTDLLRDPTDASTPSLLYGDERMFKSLDAEIPTFTHGPFQTQSSGDLPSTTLYITTTLLNGETSRFTDSFGTQVQDVDRRGVFTFTEQNLTNGNAASALALAARSSASFPAAFEPSFIPFTEGTVRSGDVPARPPMARFTNFTRPHWVADGGLLDNQPIDVVLQRIFDRPAQRPVRRVLLFVVPSSGPTPTVEEAPQDRLDEPLGLVDALLKDLTAMTSQSISVDLRAIRTHQDRMHARANTRLHLAQLAINLGSDRPLLTPRLLTDYAQQEATRHAQAVTAALLRQLSTWPAANGSPQSIPTSWEANLKIGGDAENLCRTTITESIKAHWLSPGGSLPTSTAELARYGRPAFDLAKACAIVIVRAAYQLATTPEEMAAISTIAAGISNACPPPEPFDLGDLITRVCTNTQTRNRSLDEAAKEIAKAYLEHLEIDETAWAQMGSAIADGRNTLDDIAKQPLTIRRAADAVRPPDSQHLNQLKTYLTYLGEESTSGTVATKLFNLAATQRAMLPTDADVEQSLELIQVSADTRCQLAPDFQTATEKLTGMQFHHFGAFYKRSWRANDWMWGRLDGAGWLVHALLDPRRVQWIVPTPEANGAVSRAQWFVDKLGAIGAPDIPSANSAPAAVLTELRFLDNPDQPMPTSLPHTSMWLAQSWQRSVLDEELDALADAVLDPRAGEPPDWSPETTLGWAESVRAASASTKYGLLPENPIAAETFATDGGSPLMSCTIAKAVATVTAAAGSVEQLPGVLKPPLNVTRMMTVGAYRAVWWAKGDAHRIIVLGASLLTLGAILLIVSAATALQGSILVGLLGLLVAGGTGAYLIALGMWQHSSRPSLARVADPLTRNDDACPAPESVRRFHVSLATPRALRARSASRPLSR; encoded by the coding sequence ATGGCGTTTCAGAGTCCGTCCAAGGCGTCGGAGTCCACCCAGGAACTACGCCTCGCGACGACGATGACCGGCGGAGTCAGCCTCGCGATCTGGATGGCCGGGGTGACACGTGAGATCAATCTGCTTGCCCAGGCGTCGGAGTGGCGACTGAGGGGCGGTGACCTTCCCGCCTCGACGCTGACCACGGCGGCGGAAACATCCCTCAAGCTCTACGCCGAGCTGATCGATCTGCTCGACGTCGTTGCCGACGTCGACATTCTGTCGGGAACCAGCGCCGGCGGCATCAATGCAGCGTTCCTCGCCTGGTCCCGAGTCAAAGGCGCCGACCTGGGCAATCTCCGCGAACTCTGGCTCGACCTGGGTGCGCTGACCGACCTTTTACGCGATCCCACAGATGCCAGCACGCCGTCGCTCCTCTACGGCGACGAACGCATGTTCAAGAGCCTCGACGCCGAGATTCCGACATTCACGCACGGGCCGTTCCAGACCCAAAGCAGTGGTGATCTGCCGTCTACGACGCTCTACATCACGACGACACTGCTCAACGGCGAGACCAGCAGGTTCACCGACTCCTTCGGTACTCAGGTCCAAGACGTCGACCGGCGCGGCGTCTTTACCTTCACCGAGCAGAACCTCACGAATGGCAATGCCGCGTCTGCACTCGCGTTGGCCGCGCGCAGCAGCGCCTCGTTCCCCGCCGCGTTCGAGCCCTCCTTCATCCCCTTCACAGAAGGAACCGTCAGGTCGGGAGACGTGCCCGCCCGACCGCCGATGGCACGCTTCACCAACTTCACCCGGCCGCACTGGGTCGCCGATGGTGGATTGCTGGACAACCAGCCCATTGACGTTGTGCTGCAACGAATCTTCGATCGGCCCGCCCAACGACCGGTCCGCCGGGTCCTCCTGTTCGTCGTGCCGTCCTCGGGACCGACACCAACCGTGGAGGAAGCACCGCAAGATCGACTCGACGAACCTCTCGGACTCGTCGACGCGCTCCTCAAAGACCTCACCGCAATGACGTCGCAATCGATCTCCGTCGACCTCCGTGCCATCCGCACCCACCAAGACCGGATGCACGCGCGCGCCAACACAAGACTGCATCTCGCACAGCTCGCCATCAATCTGGGGTCCGACAGGCCGCTGCTGACCCCGCGGCTGCTGACGGACTACGCGCAGCAAGAAGCCACCCGACACGCGCAGGCCGTCACCGCCGCCCTGCTTCGCCAGCTCAGCACGTGGCCCGCGGCGAACGGCTCACCGCAGAGCATCCCCACGAGCTGGGAAGCAAATCTGAAGATCGGCGGCGACGCCGAAAACCTCTGCCGCACAACGATCACCGAGTCCATCAAGGCTCATTGGTTGTCCCCTGGCGGATCGCTTCCGACCAGCACAGCCGAACTCGCACGGTACGGGCGGCCGGCCTTCGACCTTGCCAAGGCGTGCGCCATCGTCATCGTCCGGGCCGCCTACCAGCTCGCGACGACCCCAGAGGAAATGGCCGCCATCTCAACAATCGCCGCCGGCATCTCCAACGCGTGCCCGCCGCCCGAACCGTTCGACCTCGGCGACCTCATCACCAGGGTCTGCACCAACACACAGACCCGGAACCGATCACTGGACGAGGCCGCCAAGGAAATCGCCAAGGCCTATCTCGAACACCTCGAAATCGACGAAACAGCCTGGGCGCAAATGGGTTCCGCCATCGCTGACGGACGGAACACTCTGGACGACATTGCCAAGCAGCCACTGACTATCAGGCGGGCAGCCGACGCCGTCCGCCCGCCTGATAGTCAGCACCTCAACCAGCTGAAGACCTATCTCACCTATCTTGGGGAGGAATCCACATCGGGAACCGTGGCCACCAAGCTGTTCAACCTCGCCGCGACCCAGCGGGCGATGCTCCCCACCGACGCGGACGTCGAGCAGTCGCTGGAACTGATCCAGGTCAGCGCCGATACCCGCTGTCAACTCGCGCCCGATTTTCAGACGGCCACCGAGAAACTCACCGGCATGCAGTTCCACCACTTCGGCGCCTTCTACAAACGGTCATGGCGTGCCAACGACTGGATGTGGGGTCGGCTCGACGGCGCGGGATGGCTGGTACACGCCCTTCTCGACCCACGACGCGTGCAGTGGATCGTTCCAACACCCGAAGCCAACGGGGCAGTCAGCCGGGCGCAGTGGTTCGTGGACAAGCTCGGAGCGATCGGGGCGCCCGACATTCCGAGCGCGAACTCGGCGCCTGCCGCGGTCCTCACAGAACTCCGATTCCTCGACAACCCAGACCAGCCGATGCCGACCAGCCTTCCCCACACATCCATGTGGCTGGCGCAGTCGTGGCAGAGAAGTGTCCTCGACGAGGAACTGGATGCGCTCGCTGATGCCGTACTCGACCCGCGAGCGGGAGAACCCCCGGACTGGAGCCCCGAAACGACTCTCGGCTGGGCCGAATCGGTCCGGGCCGCCTCGGCATCTACCAAATACGGATTGCTGCCCGAAAATCCCATTGCCGCGGAGACATTCGCCACTGATGGTGGCTCCCCACTCATGTCGTGCACCATCGCCAAAGCCGTGGCCACCGTGACCGCGGCGGCCGGTTCCGTCGAACAACTACCAGGCGTTCTCAAGCCACCACTGAACGTCACACGGATGATGACCGTGGGTGCGTATCGCGCCGTATGGTGGGCCAAAGGCGACGCGCACCGGATCATCGTTCTCGGCGCATCGCTTCTCACTCTCGGCGCAATACTTCTCATTGTCAGCGCGGCAACCGCGCTGCAGGGCTCGATCCTCGTGGGACTGTTGGGTCTGTTAGTCGCCGGCGGGACAGGCGCATATCTCATTGCTCTGGGAATGTGGCAGCACTCCAGCAGACCGTCACTCGCCCGTGTCGCCGACCCGCTCACGCGCAACGATGACGCGTGTCCTGCACCGGAATCGGTTCGGCGCTTCCACGTATCGCTCGCCACACCACGGGCTCTAAGGGCGCGGTCCGCGAGCCGTCCGTTGTCGAGATGA
- a CDS encoding peptidoglycan-binding domain-containing protein: MPLPYGPGAHGTEIEYWQAWFQRVYRAYAPAKDRVYGDSDVAAVTEMQRRLGLPQTGIFDDVTAQAAHYVPPPRNLRPIMFTVEGHLSDMFRGPAADTATILENAGLCHHQPVGYNNGALPFDNESGINELARLLGATQMDNGVPFPEGTPWSLGIYSQGAIVGSYFYFRYLQPGQPLAWRTPDLKGVLAYANPCRQTDSIAPWATPRVTATGTHGLDPIRRFGLPGFPAKPDNWMDVYREGDIFAENSDDQASAVKAAVYEAVMNDWISNPFSLAGQIAFTLHAPFSEAFAVIEAMISGAVFLASNPNPHYAPFELEGGTRWMRDRLISGSVLAPQPSPVVV, translated from the coding sequence ATGCCACTACCATACGGGCCCGGAGCCCACGGAACAGAAATCGAATACTGGCAAGCCTGGTTCCAGCGCGTGTACCGCGCGTACGCGCCCGCAAAAGACCGGGTTTACGGCGACAGTGACGTCGCCGCCGTCACCGAGATGCAACGGCGCCTCGGGCTGCCGCAGACCGGCATCTTCGACGACGTGACCGCCCAGGCGGCCCACTACGTGCCGCCGCCACGGAACCTGCGCCCCATCATGTTCACGGTCGAGGGACACCTGTCGGACATGTTCCGCGGACCGGCGGCAGACACGGCAACAATCCTTGAGAACGCAGGCCTTTGCCACCACCAGCCCGTCGGCTACAACAACGGAGCACTCCCGTTCGACAACGAGAGCGGGATCAACGAGCTCGCCCGTCTGCTCGGCGCCACTCAGATGGACAACGGCGTGCCGTTCCCGGAGGGCACGCCATGGTCGCTCGGCATCTACTCGCAGGGCGCGATCGTGGGTTCGTACTTCTACTTCCGGTACCTGCAGCCCGGGCAACCACTGGCCTGGCGCACACCTGACCTCAAAGGCGTTCTGGCATATGCCAACCCGTGCCGGCAGACCGATTCCATCGCGCCGTGGGCCACACCCCGGGTGACAGCGACCGGCACCCATGGCCTGGACCCGATTCGGCGGTTCGGGCTACCCGGTTTCCCCGCCAAGCCCGACAACTGGATGGACGTCTACCGCGAAGGCGACATTTTCGCCGAGAACAGCGACGACCAGGCGAGCGCGGTCAAAGCCGCCGTTTACGAGGCGGTGATGAACGACTGGATCAGCAACCCGTTCTCGCTCGCGGGGCAGATCGCGTTCACGCTCCATGCGCCCTTCAGCGAGGCGTTCGCCGTTATCGAGGCGATGATCAGCGGCGCGGTGTTCCTGGCCAGTAATCCGAACCCGCACTATGCGCCGTTCGAGCTCGAGGGCGGCACGCGGTGGATGCGGGACCGACTCATCAGCGGATCCGTACTGGCTCCTCAGCCCAGTCCGGTGGTCGTCTGA
- a CDS encoding damage-control phosphatase ARMT1 family protein, with product MDTTGAPTITAAVPGSFEWDVFHERHPKLIRQVLDTTPYTSAEEAMLQRLLVESTTGVLEPLPEHAHDRDDWLAWGEHLYGRPWGEVPFLWSESYFYRRLLEAVGYFGAGAWRGVDPFAPVKNAELTGPEVDEELSAFADLADALEEQQRKALLVAAVWGNRADLSFQLQKSAGAADMGSEGILVDDSAMLWSALRSQDNPTVCLVADNAGRELLADLVLADSLLTQHLAAEIVLYVKPYPYYVSDATTVDVLAVIRRLRTDTRPEIGKIGDRLWDAVCGGRLAVRTHKFFCAPLSFHDMPDDLAAEFATATMTVMKGDLNYRRLVGDRYWPATTPFDQTVDYFPSSVTALRTLKSEVVVGLTSEQVAELDATGQRWRTSGGYAVIQARVE from the coding sequence GTGGACACCACCGGCGCGCCCACGATCACCGCAGCGGTGCCGGGGTCCTTCGAGTGGGATGTGTTCCATGAGCGCCATCCGAAACTGATTCGGCAGGTACTGGACACCACGCCCTACACCTCGGCCGAGGAGGCGATGCTGCAGCGGCTCCTCGTCGAGAGCACCACCGGCGTCCTGGAGCCGTTGCCCGAGCATGCTCATGACCGCGACGATTGGCTCGCCTGGGGCGAGCACCTCTACGGACGGCCCTGGGGTGAAGTGCCGTTCCTCTGGAGCGAAAGCTACTTCTACCGCCGGCTGCTCGAGGCCGTCGGCTACTTCGGGGCCGGTGCCTGGCGCGGAGTCGACCCGTTCGCTCCGGTCAAGAACGCCGAGCTGACGGGGCCGGAGGTCGACGAAGAACTGAGCGCGTTCGCCGACCTGGCGGACGCGTTAGAGGAGCAGCAGCGCAAGGCGCTGCTGGTCGCCGCAGTTTGGGGCAACCGCGCCGATCTCAGCTTCCAGCTCCAAAAGAGCGCGGGCGCCGCGGACATGGGCTCGGAGGGCATCCTCGTCGACGACAGCGCCATGCTGTGGTCCGCGCTCCGATCGCAGGACAATCCGACCGTCTGCCTCGTCGCCGACAATGCCGGACGCGAGTTGCTGGCGGATCTTGTCCTGGCCGACAGCCTGCTCACCCAGCACCTCGCGGCCGAGATCGTGCTGTACGTCAAGCCGTATCCCTACTACGTGTCGGATGCGACGACGGTCGACGTCCTGGCCGTCATCCGACGCTTGCGGACCGACACCCGTCCGGAGATCGGGAAGATCGGTGACCGGCTTTGGGACGCGGTCTGCGGCGGCCGGCTCGCGGTCCGCACCCACAAGTTCTTCTGTGCCCCGCTGTCGTTCCATGACATGCCCGACGATCTCGCGGCCGAATTCGCCACCGCCACAATGACTGTGATGAAGGGCGACCTCAACTACCGGCGCTTGGTCGGCGACCGGTACTGGCCCGCCACAACACCGTTCGACCAGACCGTCGACTACTTTCCGTCTTCGGTCACGGCACTGCGGACCCTCAAATCGGAAGTTGTCGTCGGCCTGACGTCCGAGCAGGTTGCCGAACTCGATGCCACTGGACAGCGATGGCGGACCAGCGGTGGGTACGCGGTGATCCAAGCCCGGGTGGAGTAA